Proteins co-encoded in one Elusimicrobiota bacterium genomic window:
- the secD gene encoding protein translocase subunit SecD has protein sequence MSTELKVRIGIIIILIGAALYCLFPTYRWYTTPSAERDRLERAGDKIMDKTLNLGLDLRGGSHLILELDESKLEKKEKLTDAIERAIEIIRNRVDQFGVREPLIVRQGEKWIVVQLPGLKDPEAAKSLIGKTALLEFRLVNDTGAIQKIDDKRRELNLLWDEIYISSTTQQLRKEFLPVFPTGYVLMAGKNEQYYLVKSSPELTGAYLVDAKVEFGGEYNLPIVNIEFNRDGAKLFSATTGLNINRNLAIVLDNIVQSAPVIRSKIPDGRAIIEGNFTLDEAKNLSIILRAGALPAPVYIVEERTVGPSLGQDSIKWGTYAALLGFILILIFMGVYYQFSGMIANIALILNLLMLMGIMAYFHFTLTLPGIAGVILSIGMAVDANVLIFERIREELRNGKTIRVAIDQGYGKAFWTIFDSNLTTLAAAIFLFQFGTGPIKGFAVTLTIGIMISMFTAIVVTKVIYELALKGRTVTKLSI, from the coding sequence ATGTCAACAGAACTAAAGGTCAGGATCGGGATAATTATTATCCTCATAGGCGCAGCGTTATATTGTCTTTTCCCTACCTACAGATGGTACACCACGCCTTCTGCTGAACGTGACAGGCTAGAACGTGCAGGGGATAAGATTATGGATAAAACTTTGAATTTAGGGCTGGACCTTAGAGGCGGGTCGCATCTGATACTTGAACTCGATGAGAGTAAGCTTGAGAAAAAGGAAAAACTTACTGACGCAATTGAACGCGCAATTGAGATTATACGTAACCGCGTTGATCAATTCGGTGTACGTGAACCGTTGATTGTGCGGCAGGGAGAAAAATGGATTGTCGTACAGTTACCCGGCCTAAAAGATCCGGAAGCTGCTAAGTCGTTGATTGGTAAGACCGCATTGTTGGAGTTTAGGTTAGTGAACGATACCGGTGCAATACAGAAGATAGATGATAAACGCCGGGAGTTAAACCTTTTATGGGATGAAATATATATTTCCAGCACGACTCAGCAGTTAAGAAAAGAGTTTTTGCCTGTTTTCCCGACCGGTTATGTGCTTATGGCAGGAAAAAATGAACAGTATTATTTAGTGAAGAGCAGCCCGGAACTTACCGGCGCATACTTAGTGGATGCAAAAGTTGAATTCGGCGGGGAGTATAACCTGCCTATAGTGAATATTGAATTTAACCGTGACGGCGCGAAGTTGTTTTCAGCTACCACAGGATTGAATATTAACCGTAACCTCGCGATTGTGCTGGATAATATTGTACAGTCCGCGCCTGTGATACGTTCAAAAATCCCTGATGGTCGTGCGATTATTGAAGGTAATTTTACGTTGGATGAGGCAAAAAATTTGTCAATCATCTTACGTGCCGGTGCACTACCTGCACCTGTGTATATAGTGGAGGAACGTACCGTCGGGCCGTCATTAGGACAGGATTCAATTAAGTGGGGTACATATGCGGCATTATTAGGATTTATTTTAATCCTGATATTTATGGGTGTATATTACCAGTTTTCGGGTATGATTGCGAATATAGCATTAATACTGAACCTTTTGATGTTGATGGGCATAATGGCGTATTTCCATTTTACGCTGACCTTACCCGGCATTGCCGGTGTTATTCTTAGTATAGGTATGGCGGTTGATGCGAATGTCTTAATATTTGAACGTATACGTGAAGAGTTGCGTAATGGTAAAACTATTCGTGTAGCGATAGATCAAGGATATGGGAAAGCTTTCTGGACAATATTCGATTCAAACCTTACAACATTAGCGGCTGCAATATTTTTGTTCCAGTTCGGTACTGGCCCGATTAAAGGTTTTGCTGTGACGCTCACCATAGGTATTATGATTAGTATGTTTACCGCAATTGTTGTGACAAAAGTTATATATGAACTTGCGCTTAAAGGCCGGACAGTAACTAAATTAAGTATTTAA
- a CDS encoding HD domain-containing protein, protein MSVGTVSVESVKSHPLVKALITAANQYLGEIGYTEHGFRHCTSVSTTARDILIKLGYKPPYPELAAIAGYLHDIGNVVNRIDHGQSSAVMALEILESMKLPTEYIADIISAIGNHEEDTGVAVNAVCAALIIGDKTDVHRKRVRKLHDLKGDIHDRVNYAVVESGIKVDKRKKNIVLHLNIDTKISQVMEYFEIFLSRMLMCQKAAEYLGYRFSLVINKTKLL, encoded by the coding sequence ATGTCTGTCGGTACGGTATCAGTTGAAAGTGTTAAAAGTCATCCGTTAGTTAAAGCATTGATTACTGCAGCGAATCAGTATCTTGGGGAAATCGGGTATACTGAACACGGATTCCGGCATTGCACATCGGTCTCAACTACTGCAAGGGATATACTTATCAAACTAGGGTACAAACCTCCATATCCTGAACTTGCAGCTATTGCAGGGTATCTCCATGACATCGGGAATGTGGTTAACCGTATCGATCACGGGCAGTCAAGCGCTGTAATGGCGCTTGAGATTCTTGAATCAATGAAGTTGCCAACAGAATATATTGCTGATATTATCAGCGCGATTGGTAATCATGAAGAGGATACCGGTGTTGCGGTTAATGCTGTCTGCGCAGCGTTGATTATAGGGGATAAAACTGATGTTCACCGTAAACGCGTACGTAAATTACATGACCTCAAGGGTGATATACACGACCGTGTAAACTATGCTGTCGTTGAGTCAGGAATTAAAGTTGATAAACGCAAAAAAAATATTGTTCTGCACTTGAATATAGATACTAAAATATCGCAGGTGATGGAATATTTTGAGATCTTTCTCTCCCGCATGCTTATGTGCCAAAAAGCAGCGGAATACCTGGGGTACCGGTTTAGTTTGGTTATTAATAAAACCAAACTGTTATAA
- the yajC gene encoding preprotein translocase subunit YajC, with translation MTSLVYAANGTVAAAPMGTSDLLMNFVPLIVIFFIFYFLLIMPQQKKIKEHEKMLNALKKGDRIITNGGLYAMVVNVRGAVVEVKIADGVNVELSRAGIASVIKPEEAKLPEIVQEKK, from the coding sequence ATGACAAGTTTAGTTTATGCAGCTAACGGGACAGTAGCGGCTGCGCCAATGGGTACAAGTGATTTATTGATGAACTTTGTGCCGTTGATTGTAATATTTTTTATTTTTTATTTTTTACTGATTATGCCGCAGCAGAAAAAAATTAAAGAACATGAAAAGATGCTGAATGCGTTGAAGAAAGGTGACCGGATAATAACTAACGGCGGGCTTTACGCTATGGTTGTGAATGTCCGCGGAGCTGTAGTCGAAGTTAAAATCGCGGATGGGGTTAACGTAGAACTTTCACGGGCCGGTATCGCATCGGTGATTAAGCCAGAGGAAGCGAAACTGCCGGAAATAGTGCAGGAAAAGAAGTAA
- the tgt gene encoding tRNA guanosine(34) transglycosylase Tgt: protein MKNFLLHKKDGKSYARAGLLKTPHGEIHTPAFIPVGTQGTVKTLDSTELLNCGVEVIQGNAYHLYFRPGVEIVKQMGGLHKFCSWERSILTDSGGFQVFSLSGLRKITDAGVEFKYPPDGSTHMFTPEKSIEIQYNLGADLIMCFDECVPYPTEKEYAEKALLRTIQWAKRCKDKFDSLCSAIEEVQRPLLLGIVQGSVFPELRKMSAELTLEIGFDGYALGGLSVGEPKPLLYEITQSSAGCLPDAELHYLMGVGTPEDLWECVSRGIDLFDCVQPTRNARNGQVFTRNGKLNMRNSIYKTDPRPFDPLCHCPVCKKYSRAYVNHLFHANEILAPRLNTLHNIFFMIELTKIIRESIIAGDFTEKKEVFLKNYTGGVE, encoded by the coding sequence ATGAAAAATTTTTTACTACATAAAAAAGACGGGAAGAGTTACGCGCGGGCGGGTTTATTAAAAACTCCGCATGGTGAGATTCATACTCCCGCATTTATTCCAGTGGGGACACAGGGAACTGTGAAAACATTGGATTCCACAGAACTCCTTAATTGCGGTGTGGAGGTGATTCAAGGGAATGCTTATCATTTATATTTTCGTCCAGGGGTGGAGATCGTAAAACAAATGGGCGGGCTTCACAAGTTTTGTTCATGGGAACGCAGTATCCTGACGGATTCCGGCGGGTTTCAGGTGTTTAGTTTGAGCGGGTTAAGGAAAATTACAGATGCCGGTGTTGAGTTTAAGTATCCTCCTGACGGGAGTACACATATGTTTACCCCGGAGAAGTCGATAGAAATACAGTATAATCTGGGTGCCGACCTTATTATGTGTTTTGATGAATGTGTGCCGTATCCTACAGAAAAAGAATATGCGGAGAAAGCGTTATTGCGTACTATACAATGGGCAAAGAGGTGTAAGGATAAGTTTGACTCGCTATGTTCCGCAATAGAAGAAGTTCAACGCCCGTTGTTGTTGGGTATAGTACAGGGAAGCGTATTCCCTGAATTACGGAAGATGAGTGCGGAGCTTACACTAGAGATAGGTTTTGATGGGTACGCATTAGGCGGTTTGTCCGTTGGGGAACCCAAACCGCTGCTTTATGAGATAACACAATCCTCAGCAGGATGTTTACCTGATGCCGAACTTCATTATCTTATGGGTGTTGGAACTCCGGAAGATTTGTGGGAATGCGTGTCACGGGGTATTGATTTATTTGATTGTGTACAACCAACCCGTAACGCTCGGAACGGGCAGGTGTTTACCCGTAATGGAAAGTTAAATATGAGGAATAGTATCTATAAAACTGACCCAAGGCCGTTTGATCCGTTATGCCATTGCCCTGTATGCAAAAAATATTCACGCGCATATGTTAACCACCTGTTTCACGCAAATGAAATCTTAGCGCCGAGGCTGAATACTTTACACAATATCTTTTTTATGATAGAATTAACTAAGATTATCAGGGAAAGTATTATCGCTGGAGATTTTACTGAAAAAAAAGAAGTTTTTCTGAAGAATTACACTGGAGGTGTTGAATGA
- a CDS encoding HD domain-containing protein — translation MLVKPKSIFENKEVRIYITKADKNFRAMGYKEHGLRHSRYVAKTAALLLHKLGYHGRELELVRIAGYLHDIGCVVGDNKHDRSGGVIALRILLKLGMDKLEAFRIAEAVGTHEDARVVPPTPIAAAVVLCDKTDVHYSRLRKKVKSKFDQHDRVNFASSKSKLEVQRKKMEIVLKLGIDNSKCSVIEYFGLFLPRIKHCQRAAKRLGCRFSVFINSQRFL, via the coding sequence TTGTTAGTTAAACCAAAAAGTATTTTTGAGAATAAGGAAGTGCGGATATATATTACCAAAGCAGATAAAAACTTTCGTGCAATGGGATATAAAGAACATGGATTACGGCATTCCAGGTATGTCGCAAAAACTGCAGCGTTGTTATTGCATAAACTTGGTTATCACGGGCGTGAGCTTGAGCTTGTGAGAATAGCCGGGTATCTCCACGATATCGGCTGTGTTGTCGGGGATAATAAACATGACCGTTCCGGTGGTGTTATCGCATTGCGTATATTGTTAAAACTGGGAATGGATAAACTTGAGGCTTTCCGTATAGCGGAAGCTGTGGGGACTCATGAAGATGCGAGGGTTGTTCCTCCCACGCCGATAGCTGCGGCAGTAGTGCTTTGTGATAAAACCGATGTTCATTATTCACGGTTACGGAAAAAGGTTAAGAGTAAATTTGACCAGCATGACCGCGTTAATTTTGCGAGTAGTAAGTCAAAACTTGAAGTGCAAAGAAAGAAGATGGAGATAGTGTTAAAACTGGGGATCGATAATTCTAAATGCAGTGTAATAGAATACTTTGGCCTTTTTTTGCCAAGAATAAAGCATTGCCAGCGCGCAGCTAAGCGTTTAGGTTGTAGGTTCAGTGTGTTTATCAACAGTCAGCGGTTCTTGTGA
- a CDS encoding SpoIID/LytB domain-containing protein, which translates to MLKNKIVILVFTVIILMCTAVCIEKARSSINDRKILLIGIQKDQPYVTFSTRYGVRITDLFTMSSQIVGGNGVSMAVYPSKNGIRMGTLVFGRIIRIMPVESGDLLVVGKKRYRDVALIQLNRKGKLDAINEVGIENYLYGVIPAEISSSWPIEALKAQAVAARTYAMQNVNHKHTKDGYDLCSSFCCQVYPGVINEALATNKAVDITAGEGLFYGETLITAYFHNSCGGSTENVGNVWGTEKVPGYLRGVECKNCDAYPKQQWSTVYTGELMSQRLTKKGYNIGKIVKVVIQKKSEIGRVIVLELTDNKGKTVSINSNHFRMAVGSNSVRSTMFTVNYKNGKFVFSGRGWGHGVGLCQWGALGLAKKGMGYKEILQFYYPGTGVKRCY; encoded by the coding sequence ATGTTGAAAAATAAAATTGTAATATTAGTATTCACTGTTATTATTTTAATGTGTACAGCTGTGTGCATTGAAAAAGCTAGGTCGAGTATCAATGACCGTAAAATATTGTTGATTGGTATACAAAAAGATCAGCCGTATGTTACCTTCAGTACGCGTTATGGGGTGAGGATAACAGACCTTTTTACAATGTCGTCTCAAATTGTTGGCGGTAATGGTGTGAGCATGGCAGTATATCCCTCAAAAAATGGCATTCGTATGGGAACCTTGGTGTTCGGTAGAATTATCAGGATTATGCCGGTAGAATCCGGGGATTTATTGGTAGTAGGGAAAAAGCGTTACCGCGATGTTGCGTTGATACAGCTTAACCGTAAAGGTAAACTTGATGCCATAAACGAAGTGGGGATTGAAAACTATCTTTACGGAGTAATACCCGCGGAAATAAGTAGTTCCTGGCCAATAGAAGCGTTGAAAGCGCAGGCCGTTGCTGCACGGACGTATGCCATGCAGAATGTTAATCATAAACATACAAAAGACGGGTATGACCTGTGCTCAAGTTTTTGTTGTCAGGTGTATCCGGGAGTGATAAATGAAGCATTAGCTACGAATAAAGCTGTAGATATAACCGCAGGAGAAGGTTTGTTCTATGGAGAGACGCTGATAACCGCGTATTTTCATAATAGTTGCGGTGGATCTACTGAGAATGTGGGGAATGTTTGGGGTACAGAAAAAGTGCCGGGGTATCTTAGGGGTGTGGAATGCAAAAACTGTGATGCTTATCCAAAACAACAATGGTCTACAGTATACACCGGTGAACTAATGAGTCAGCGTTTGACAAAAAAAGGGTATAATATTGGTAAGATAGTAAAAGTTGTGATACAAAAAAAGAGTGAAATAGGACGTGTGATTGTCCTTGAGTTGACGGATAATAAAGGTAAAACTGTGAGTATTAACAGTAATCACTTCCGTATGGCAGTCGGGTCAAATTCTGTGCGGAGTACAATGTTTACGGTTAACTATAAAAACGGTAAGTTCGTTTTTAGCGGCCGTGGATGGGGGCACGGTGTGGGGTTATGCCAGTGGGGTGCTTTGGGGTTAGCAAAAAAGGGGATGGGGTATAAAGAAATACTGCAGTTTTATTATCCCGGTACCGGTGTAAAAAGGTGTTATTGA